Proteins found in one Mangifera indica cultivar Alphonso chromosome 15, CATAS_Mindica_2.1, whole genome shotgun sequence genomic segment:
- the LOC123197492 gene encoding uncharacterized protein LOC123197492 → MFDGENDQVWAVRMEAFLDASDFWEVFEEDYEVHPLSNNPTLAQLKSLFTKIMTLKSTKAIWSFLKEKYDGNERIKGMQVQNMIWEFEMQRMKELETINEYFDILFNNVNRKIFVVDPEKFKATIFSLENSKDLSSITLEELLNALQAQKQRRLLRLKGSIEGAWQVRVQINHSTKTKKKKGKKENANTNANEVGANDNNSGSGNNNKNYPPCQHCSKKGHHPFKCWRRPNARCNKCNHIGHHEKIYWNNIPQKNEAKVVNKQEVEEQLFVPTCFVGYTSSEVGNLLSVGQLLDKGCKVIFENKKCPIKDANDHDMFKIKMRGKNFSLDLMENE, encoded by the exons ATGTTTGATGGAGAGAATGATCAGGTTTGGGCAGTTAGAATGGAAGCTTTTCTTGATGCAAGTGATTTTTGGGAGGTTTTTGAGGAGGACTACGAGGTTCATCCACTGTCTAACAACCCAACTCTTGCACAACTCAAAAGTC TCTTTACCAAAATTATGACCTTGAAATCAACCAAAGCAATATGGAGTTTTCTTAAGGAAAAGTATGATGGCAATGAGAGAATCAAAGGAATGCAAGTGCAGAATATGATATGGGAGTTTGAAATGCAAAGAATGAAGGAGTTAGAGACAATCAATGAGTACTTTGACATACTTTTCAACAATGTCAACAGG aaaatttttgtcGTAGACCCTGAAAAATTTAAGGCTACAATTTTCTCATTGGAAAACTCTAAAGATTTGTCAAGCATCACCTTGGAAGAATTGTTAAATGCATTACAAGCTCAAAAACAAAGAAGGCTCTTAAGATTGAAAGGCTCAATAGAAGGAGCTTGGCAAGTTAGGGTTCAAATAAATCATAGCaccaaaacaaagaagaagaaaggaaaaaaggaaaatgcaaACACAAATGCAAATGAGGTTGGTGCTAATGATAACAATAGCGGTAGTggcaacaataacaaaaattatcctCCTTGTCAACATTGCAGCAAGAAAGGTCATCATCCTTTCAAATGTTGGAGAAGGCCAAATGCGAGATGCAACAAATGTAATCATATAGGGCACCATGAGAAAATCTACTGGAATAACATTCCTCAGAAGAATGAAGCTAAAGTGGTAAATAAGCAAGAGGTTGAAGAGCAATTGTTTGTACCCACATGCTTTGTTGGCTACACTTCAAGTGAAGTTGGC AATTTGTTAAGTGTGGGACAACTTTTGGATAAAGGTTGCAAAGTTATTTTTGAGAACAAGAAATGCCCAATCAAGGATGCAAATGATCATGAtatgttcaaaatcaaaatgagGGGTAAAAACTTCTCATTGGATCTAATGGAGAACGAGTAA
- the LOC123197493 gene encoding LEAF RUST 10 DISEASE-RESISTANCE LOCUS RECEPTOR-LIKE PROTEIN KINASE-like 1.3 yields MSFQLFSQSPIVSFLYFLLVVSVNIQFSLGNAEMLEACKTPFGCGYITAGYPFWGDGLPDYCRPIPGFKLNCENEKTTLMIDEVKYVVLSINETSQVLNIANKNIHDNGICHSNISNLPNTSFSEHFEIVKGYKMLTLRCGFKNGEGEFTCSSEAIIDKDHDTITIGGLGLPHYVSVNFTLPAEFSVGAFGKSILDLEEALKHGFEVKWKVNDSVFCDKCLKSSGKCSYSLFPHPSCYCLDQPFDPNTEPPCSTAPAGAPPGDHPAEGQYLKFIATAKYYTKMTSQFTHINR; encoded by the coding sequence ATGAGTTTCCAGCTCTTCTCCCAGTCGCctattgtttcttttctttatttccttTTGGTTGTTTCTGTCAATATTCAGTTCTCTTTGGGCAATGCTGAAATGCTCGAAGCTTGTAAGACTCCATTCGGGTGTGGGTACATCACAGCCGGTTATCCTTTCTGGGGAGATGGTCTTCCAGATTATTGTCGTCCGATTCCTGGCTTCAAACTGAATTGTGAGAATGAAAAGACTACCTTGATGATCGATGAAGTAAAGTATGTTGTTCTCAGTATCAACGAGACATCGCAAGTTCTCAATATTGCAAACAAAAATATCCACGACAATGGAATCTGTCATTCCAATATATCTAATTTACCCAATACCAGTTTTTCTGAACATTTCGAAATTGTGAAGGGGTATAAGATGCTGACATTACGCTGTGGTTTTAAAAATGGTGAAGGAGAGTTTACTTGTTCTTCTGAAGCCATCATCGACAAAGATCATGACACAATAACAATAGGAGGCCTTGGTCTGCCCCATTATGTTAGTGTGAATTTTACACTTCCAGCAGAATTTTCAGTTGGGGCGTTTGGAAAAAGCATATTAGATCTGGAAGAAGCGCTGAAACATGGATTTGAGGTGAAATGGAAGGTGAATGATTCGGTATTCTgtgataaatgtttaaaatccAGTGGAAAATGCAGTTATTCTTTGTTTCCGCATCCAAGTTGCTACTGCTTAGACCAACCTTTCGACCCCAACACTGAACCACCATGTTCAACCGCACCCGCAGGAGCACCACCAGGAGATCATCCAGCAGAAGGTCAGTATCTCAAATTTATAGCCACTGCTAAGTACTATACTAAAATGACTTCTCAGTTTACACATATTAACCGGTAG
- the LOC123197494 gene encoding LEAF RUST 10 DISEASE-RESISTANCE LOCUS RECEPTOR-LIKE PROTEIN KINASE-like 2.1: protein MALHLSPSLCLFSTITIIFILVQVPTSVSTIDAKYENCSAPFPCATLENLEYPFWGGGRPEFCGHPVYELNCQGEVAEITIMAKNYGEIYRVLEVNNVSWTLTVAIEDYWDNICPASHVTGYVIRAISIFFGGCDRNVTIPGRLSAFPFLNYTAAANVSEALREGFDSQWNANNSLCDKCKNSGGLCGYDPDTDEFTCYFRDKPYPLTCSSKGTSHLYFVTSATLSFCNIAGLRFSIFLKLMLFRRL, encoded by the exons ATGGCTCTTCATCTCTCTCCAAGCCTCTGCTTGTTCTCCACCATCACCATAATCTTCATCTTAGTCCAAGTCCCAACATCTGTGTCAACCATCGATGCGAAATATGAAAATTGTAGCGCCCCTTTTCCCTGTGCAACCTTGGAGAATCTCGAATACCCTTTTTGGGGAGGGGGTAGGCCAGAGTTTTGTGGGCACCCGGTTTATGAGTTGAACTGCCAAGGCGAGGTTGCAGAGATCACTATCATGGCGAAAAACTACGGAGAAATCTACAGAGTGCTGGAAGTAAATAACGTTTCTTGGACTCTCACAGTTGctatagaagattactgggatAACATTTGTCCCGCAAGCCATGTCACTG GTTACGTGATAAGAGCCATTAGCATTTTCTTCGGAGGTTGTGACAGAAACGTTACTATTCCGGGGAGACTGTCAGCATTTCCGTTCTTAAATTATACAGCTGCAGCAAATGTGAGTGAAGCTCTTAGAGAGGGTTTTGATTCGCAATGGAACGCAAATAATAGCTTATGTGACAAATGTAAAAACTCAGGTGGACTGTGTGGATATGACCCTGATACTGATGAATTCACTTGTTATTTTCGTGATAAGCCTTATCCCTTGACTTGTTCCTCAAAAGGTACTTCCCATCTCTATTTCGTTACTTCTGCAACACTAAGTTTCTGCAATATTGCTGGATTAAGGTTTAGCATATTCCTTAAATTGATGCTATTTAGAAGGTTGTAG
- the LOC123197496 gene encoding LEAF RUST 10 DISEASE-RESISTANCE LOCUS RECEPTOR-LIKE PROTEIN KINASE-like 2.5, giving the protein MLGMGTIIIILSMVGMGQLWKKKTEDDQRMEAFIRNCGSHAPRRYTFSDVRNITKSFSEKLGQGGYGNVYKGKLPDGRLVAVKILKESKGNEEEFINEVASMSRTSHVNIVSLLGFCCEKNKRALIYEFMCNGSLDKFIHDTESSTTNCNLEWKTLYQIAIGIARGLEYLHRGCNIRIVHFDIKPHNILLDENFCPKISDFGLAKQSDQKDSIISMLNTRGTIGYIAPEMFCRSFGGVSHKSDIYSYGMMILEIVGARKNIGVRVSQTSEIYFPNSIYNLLKLDNDFDLPSVVTEEEKETAKRMILVSLWCIQTNPSHRPSMTKVVEMLEGRPQNLQIPPKPCWSSPPRSPRLSSVASSSTQLASKCEML; this is encoded by the coding sequence ATGCTTGGCATGGGGACGATTATAATTATCCTCTCAATGGTTGGCATGGGACAATTGTGGAAGAAGAAAACAGAAGATGATCAAAGAATGGAGGCCTTTATTAGAAATTGTGGATCGCATGCTCCACGAAGATATACTTTTTCTGATGttagaaatattacaaaatcaTTCAGTGAAAAACTTGGTCAAGGAGGCTATGGTAATGTTTACAAAGGAAAACTGCCCGATGGTCGTCTTGTGGCAGTGAAGATCTTGAAGGAATCTAAGGGCAATGAAGAGGAGTTCATCAATGAGGTGGCTAGCATGAGTAGAACATCCCATGTAAATATAGTAAGCCTTCTGGGTTTTTGCTGTGAGAAGAATAAAAGAGCTTTAATCTATGAATTCATGTGCAACGGATCTTTGGATAAGTTTATACATGATACAGAATCTTCGACTACAAATTGCAATTTGGAGTGGAAAACACTTTACCAAATTGCAATCGGCATTGCTAGAGGACTAGAATACTTACACAGAGGTTGTAACATAAGAATtgtgcattttgatataaaacctCACAACATTcttttagatgaaaatttttgtccAAAAATTTCTGATTTTGGGCTTGCTAAACAATCCGACCAGAAAGACAGTATCATATCAATGTTAAACACAAGAGGAACTATAGGATACATTGCACCAGAAATGTTTTGTAGAAGCTTTGGAGGAGTATCTCACAAGTCCGATATCTACAGTTATGGAATGATGATTTTAGAAATAGTTGGAGCAAGAAAGAATATTGGTGTCAGGGTATCACAAACAAGTGaaatatattttccaaattCAATCTATAACCTTCTTAAACTAGATAACGATTTTGATCTTCCAAGCGTTGTCActgaagaggaaaaagagacAGCAAAAAGGATGATATTGGTGAGCTTGTGGTGCATTCAAACCAATCCATCTCATAGACCATCAATGACCAAAGTTGTGGAGATGTTGGAAGGTAGACCACAGAACTTACAAATTCCACCAAAACCTTGTTGGTCTTCTCCGCCAAGATCCCCCAGACTTTCTTCAGTGGCATCCTCATCAACACAACTTGCTTCCAAATGTGAAATGCTTTAA
- the LOC123197991 gene encoding putative glutamine amidotransferase GAT1_2.1: protein MASPNLSVILPRVLIVSRRTIRRNKFVDFVGEYHLDLILGYDAVPVIVPRVNGVHTLLDSFKPIHGVLLCEGEDIDPSLYEDETSGLSPEELEKIRRLHASDTAIDKEKDLIELRLAKLCLERQIPYLGICRGSQVLNVASGGTLYQDVEKEVSQKYAESQRVGHIDYHNYDGHRHAVKVVEKTPLHDWFKDSLEEGKVKIWVNSYHHQGVKRLAQRFVPMAFSQLANTFAPDGLIEGFYDPYAYNPEQGKFIMGLQFHPERMRQPYLDEFDYPGCPSAYEEFVKAVIAYQKKLNTNSTCIPEPIFLNRKLENKRKTIIKSFSLARDIYMSGRAMNPSKESKVIQTGADLLESNTALSLQQEKRLKQMGATVRNANSYLERLKLNEERDRIARNVMGKMTVERLSDLMSFYLMMSQICTEVLERKLHGFVN, encoded by the exons ATGGCTTCTCCTAATCTCTCTGTGATTCTCCCTCGAGTTCTCATCGTCTCCAGACGAACTATTCGCAGGAACAAATTTGTAGATTTCGTTG GTGAATATCATCTTGATCTTATACTTGGCTACGATGCAGTGCCAGTTATAGTACCTCGAGTTAATGGGGTGCATACGTTGTTAGACAGCTTTAAGCCGATTCATGGTGTTCTTCTCTGTGAAGGAGAAGATATTGACCCGTCGTTATACGAAGATGAAACTTCAGGTCTTTCTCCGGAAGAATTGGAAAAAATTCGGCGACTACATGCAAGTGATACTGCTATCGATAAGGAAAAGGATTTAATCGAATTAAGGCTCGCAAAACTTTGCCTGGAAAGACAAATACCATATCTGGGTATATGCAGAGGGTCCCAAGTGTTAAATGTTGCCAGTGGAGGCACCCTTTACCAGGATGTAGAGAAGGAAGTCTCACAAAAATATGCTGAAAGTCAGAGAGTTGGGCACATTGATTATCATAATTATGATGGGCACAGGCATGCAGTAAAGGTGGTGGAGAAAACTCCTTTGCATGATTGGTTTAAGGATTCTTTGGAGGAAGGAAAAGTGAAGATTTGGGTTAATAGTTATCACCATCAAGGTGTTAAGCGATTAGCTCAACGTTTTGTGCCTATGGCTTTTT ctCAACTTGCTAACACTTTTGCTCCAGATGGTTTGATAGAGGGATTCTATGATCCTTATGCATATAATCCTGAACAGGGTAAGTTCATAATGGGACTCCAATTTCATCCCGAACGAATGAGGCAGCCCTATTTAGATGAATTTGATTATCCAGGATGCCCATCTGCTTATGAG GAATTTGTGAAAGCGGTCATAGCTTATCAGAAGAAGCTTAATACTAATTCAACTTGTATCCCAGAGCCTATATTTCTAAACCGAAAATTggagaacaaaagaaaaactataATCAAGAGTTTCTCATTAGCAAGAGACATTTACATGTCTGGCCGTGCGATGAATCCGTCAAAAGAATCTAAAGTAATTCAAACCGGGGCAGATTTGCTTGAG TCAAACACGGCGTTGAGTTTGCAACAAGAGAAAAGGCTGAAGCAAATGGGTGCAACAGTGAGGAATGCAAATTCCTACCTGGAGAGACTGAAATTGAATGAAGAGAGAGACAGAATAGCTCGAAATGTGATGGGGAAGATGACAGTGGAGAGGTTATCCGATCTCATGTCTTTCTATCTGATGATGAGCCAGATATGTACAGAAGTCCTGGAAAGAAAGCTTCATGGGTTTGTCAACTAA